One genomic region from Equus asinus isolate D_3611 breed Donkey chromosome 10, EquAss-T2T_v2, whole genome shotgun sequence encodes:
- the LOC123289319 gene encoding serine/arginine repetitive matrix protein 3-like: MEGATRGSRPGQEHPGRQGPSHREDPGTDSKGHLPFQGKEEHRHPSERRATKGILETAEGSHSREGITKRSLRAEGSRLKRGRSPEGPPGSRHQENGHRRGEEKVRGRPSPAKGRPKDKADPSRAGRQGRGGSAHTALQLKNRRTLPGSPERTAGRGLPQDRREAGPASPKRRHHLSPEARAPLSGPLCRLFNHVGALDVALGELRAPGGAFLPLPSRGPQPAASQRAWLSWQLTQAGATLHGAGAALDALLAAAQPRPACLQPSLPAAPRP, translated from the exons ATGGAAGGGGCCACACGTGGCAGCAGGCCTGGCCAGGAGCACCCAGGGAGACAAGGGCCCTCCCATAGGGAAGACCCAGGGACGGACTCCAAGGGACACCTGCCCTTCCAAGGGAAGGAAGAACATCGCCATCCCTCTGAAAGGCGGGCGACGAAGGGAATCCTGGAGACCGCAGAGGGCTCTCACAGCAGAGAAG GGATCACCAAGCGGAGCCTGCGGGCTGAGGGCTCCAGGCTGAAGCGGGGGAGAAGCCCTGAGGGCCCCCCTGGCAGTCGCCACCAAGAAAACGGACACAGACGGGGAGAAGAGAAGGTGAGGGGACGACCATCCCCAGCTAAGGGGAGACCAAAGGACAAGGCTGACCCCAGCAGAGCAGGACGTCAGGGCAGAGGAG GTTCTGCCCACACCGCCCTGCAGCTCAAGAACAGGAGGACCCTGCCCGGGTCTCCAGAGAGGACCGCCGGCCGCGGACTCCCCCAGGACaggcgggaggccgggcccgccTCCCCAAAGCGCCGCCACCACCTGTCGCCAGAAGCCCGCGCGCCCCTGTCGGGGCCCCTGTGCCGGCTCTTCAACCACGTGGGCGCGCTGGACGTGGCCCTGGGCGAGCTGCGGGCTCCGGGGGGCGCCTTCCTGCCGCTGCCCTCCCGCGGCCCGCAGCCGGCCGCCTCGCAGCGCGCCTGGCTCTCCTGGCAGCTGACGCAGGCGGGGGCGACCCTGCACGGGGCGGGCGCGGCGCTCGACGCCCTGCTCGCCGCCGCTCAGCCCCGGCCCGCCTGCCTGCAGCCCTCCCTGCCGGCGGCTCCGCGGCCGTAG